A stretch of the Mycobacterium shigaense genome encodes the following:
- a CDS encoding DUF4229 domain-containing protein: MSEGPSDNSTEDQASRGNRALLDVGWYAAARLLLAAALTGAIYLAARLLGVSQFPLGIAALFGLIIAMPLGIWLFGPLRRRATASLAVVGERRRAEREQLQARLRGETPPDDEPEAEPDEPSRA, translated from the coding sequence GTGTCAGAAGGGCCGAGCGACAACAGCACTGAGGATCAGGCCAGCCGCGGCAATCGGGCGCTGCTCGACGTGGGGTGGTATGCGGCCGCGCGGTTGCTGTTGGCGGCCGCGCTCACCGGGGCGATCTACCTGGCGGCGCGGCTGCTCGGGGTCAGCCAATTCCCGCTCGGCATCGCGGCCCTGTTCGGGCTGATCATCGCGATGCCCCTGGGGATCTGGCTGTTCGGCCCGCTGCGGCGCCGTGCCACGGCCAGCCTCGCCGTCGTCGGCGAACGCCGCCGCGCCGAGCGCGAACAACTGCAGGCCCGGCTGCGCGGCGAGACACCGCCGGACGACGAACCCGAAGCCGAACCCGACGAGCCGTCGCGCGCTTAG